The following proteins come from a genomic window of Scomber japonicus isolate fScoJap1 chromosome 4, fScoJap1.pri, whole genome shotgun sequence:
- the LOC128357823 gene encoding tubulin alpha-1B chain-like: MPSDKAIGGGDDSFNTFFSETGAGKHVPRAVFVDLEPTVIDEVRTGTYRQLFHPEQLITGKEDAANNYARGHYTIGKEIIDLVLDRIRKLADQCTGLQGFLVFHSFGGGTGSGFTSLLMERLSVDYGKKSKLEFSIYPAPQVSTAVVEPYNSILTTHTTLEHSDCAFMVDNEAIYDICRRNLDIERPTYTNLNRLISQIVSSITASLRFDGALNVDLTEFQTNLVPYPRIHFPLATYAPVISAEKAYHEQLSVAEITNACFEPANQMVKCDPRHGKYMACCLLYRGDVVPKDVNAAIATIKTKRSIQFVDWCPTGFKVGINYQPPTVVPGGDLAKVQRAVCMLSNTTAIAEAWARLDHKFDLMYAKRAFVHWYVGEGMEEGEFSEAREDMAALEKDYEEVGVDSIEGEGEEEGEEY, from the exons ATGCCCAGTGACAAAGCCATCGGAGGAGGAGACGATTCTTTCAACACCTTCTTCAGTGAGACTGGCGCCGGGAAGCACGTCCCCAGGGCTGTTTTTGTTGATCTGGAGCCTACTGTCATCG ACGAGGTACGCACTGGGACCTACCGCCAGCTGTTCCACCCTGAGCAGCTGATCACTGGTAAGGAGGATGCTGCCAACAACTACGCCCGTGGACACTACACCATCGGCAAAGAGATCATTGACCTGGTGCTGGACAGGATCCGCAAACTG gCTGACCAGTGCACTGGCCTTCAGGGTTTCCTGGTGTTCCACAGCTTCGGAGGTGGCACCGGCTCTGGTTTCACCTCCCTGCTGATGGAGCGCCTGTCTGTCGACTACGGCAAGAAATCCAAGCTGGAGTTCTCCATCTACCCAGCTCCCCAGGTGTCCACTGCTGTGGTGGAGCCCTACAACTCCATCCTGACCACCCACACCACCCTGGAGCACTCTGACTGTGCCTTCATGGTAGACAATGAGGCCATCTACGATATCTGCCGTAGGAACCTCGATATCGAGCGTCCTACCTACACCAATCTGAACAGgttgatcagtcagattgtgtcctccatcactgcTTCCCTTCGTTTCGATGGTGCCCTCAATGTTGATCTGACAGAGTTCCAGACCAACTTGGTGCCATATCCCCGTATCCACTTCCCTCTGGCCACCTACGCCCCCGTCATCTCAGCTGAGAAGGCGTACCACGAGCAGCTCTCAGTGGCTGAGATCACAAACGCCTGTTTCgagccagccaatcagatggTGAAATGCGACCCTCGCCACGGCAAGTACATGGCTTGCTGCCTTCTGTACCGTGGTGATGTGGTGCCCAAAGATGTGAACGCTGCCATTGCCACCATCAAAACCAAGCGCTCCATCCAGTTTGTGGACTGGTGTCCCACTGGTTTCAAGGTTGGCATCAACTACCAGCCTCCCACTGTGGTTCCTGGTGGAGATCTGGCCAAGGTCCAGAGGGCTGTGTGCATGCTGAGCAACACCACTGCTATTGCAGAGGCCTGGGCTCGGCTTGACCACAAGTTTGACCTGATGTACGCTAAGCGTGCCTTTGTTCACTGGTATGTGGGTGAGGGtatggaggagggagagttcTCTGAGGCCAGGGAGGACATGGCAGCTCTAGAGAAGGATTATGAGGAGGTGGGAGTCGATTCTATTGAgggtgag
- the agmat gene encoding agmatinase, mitochondrial, with protein MSSVLRNLRLSRSLVLPSCSRTAVNFFSLRTRQTSALSLCSEFDTLPCINPNRKYSGKRFNVPPSAEFVARVSGIPTMAKLPYQETADGLDAAFIGVPIDTGTSNRPGARFGPRQIRVESALLRSYNSGTTAAPYESLMVADIGDVNVNVYDLKDTCKRIRETYRKVLATGCIPLTMGGDHTIAYPILQAVAEKHGPVGLIHVDAHADTSDVVLGEKIGHGTPFRRCVEEGLLDCKRVVQIGLRGTGYSADSYEWSRAQGFRVVQVEECWFKSLAPLMAEVRAQMGSGPVYLSFDIDALDPGFAPGTGTPEIAGLTPIQGVEIIRGCRGLSLVGCDLVEVSPAYDTTGNTALTGANLLFEMLCVLPKVKYL; from the exons atgTCTTCAGTGCTGAGAAACCTGAGGCTAAGTCGCAGTCTTGTTCTTCCCTCTTGCAGCCGGACTGCAGTGAACTTCTTCTCTCTTCGCACGAGACAAACTTcggctctgtctctctgcagcgAGTTTGACACACTTCCATGCATAAACCCCAACAGAAAGTATTCAGGGAAACGCTTCAATGTACCTCCGAGCGCCGAGTTTGTTGCGAGGGTGTCGGGGATCCCCACCATGGCCAAGCTGCCTTACCAGGAGACAGCTGACGGACTTGACGCCGCGTTTATCGGTGTCCCCATTGATACCGGAACCTCCAACCGACCTGGAGCAAG ATTTGGTCCCAGGCAGATTAGAGTGgagtctgctctgctgaggtccTACAACAGCGGCACCACTGCAGCACCTTATGAGTCCCTCATGGTGGCTGATATTGGGGACGTCAATGTGAACGTGTATGACCTGAAAGACACCTGCAAACGCATCAGAGAGACCTATAGAAAGGTCCTGGCTACTGGCTGTATCCCTCTGACTATGG GTGGCGATCACACTATTGCATACCCAATCCTACAAGCTGTTGCTGAGAA GCACGGCCCAGTGGGACTGATCCATGTGGATGCTCATGCTGACACCAGTGATGTGGTCTTGGGGGAGAAGATCGGCCACGGGACTCCATTCAGACGCTGTGTGGAGGAGGGGCTGCTGGACTGTAAGAGAGTGGTCCAGATTGGCCTGCGTGGTACAGGCTACTCTGCAGATTCATATGAATGGAGCCGGGCACAG GGCTTCCGTGTGGTCCAAGTGGAGGAGTGCTGGTTCAAATCTCTTGCACCTCTGATGGCTGAGGTCAGGGCTCAGATGGGCAGCGGTCCCGTGTACCTCAGTTTCGACATTGATGCTCTCGACCCGGGCTTTGCCCCTGGAACAGGCACACCAGAGATAGCAGGGCTAACTCCCATACAG GGAGTTGAGATTATTCGGGGCTGCCGAGGCCTGAGCCTTGTTGGATGTGATTTAGTGGAGGTGTCTCCAGCCTACGATACAACAG GAAACACTGCACTGACTGGTGCCAACCTCCTTTTTGAAATGCTGTGCGTCCTCCCAAAAGTTAAATACCTCTGA